TGAAACCcatttatttttgtcattttctagTCGAGTTAGGGGGCGTCTGTTTGCCCTTACTAAGTGGGACTAAACTAGACTGGACTAAAAATTAGTGCAATATTGTGTTTGTTGATCACAAGGACTAATATTAGTGGAATTAGGTGGGACTCGTCCTGACTAGAAAGCTCACTAGAGGGTCTTAGCTAGACCCCCCAAAACGAAGTGGACTGCTAAGACCTTTGCTTTTCGTGTCGTCTGCTTCATCTGCTCGCATCGTGTCCTCTTCCTGCTCCACGACCTTGCCGTCAAATCCTCACAATCCTTCCCCGCACAAAtattcctctctctcccttgctCTATCTTTGCACTAACAGCCCCACCCACCACCTAAATTCCAAAATTCGATTACCACCCACCGATGGGTCTGCTCTATCCGAGTGTGAAATTGTTGTTGGCGCCACCCACTCCTCTTCTAAAGATTATCTCCCGCTTTCTCTATCAAAGTCTCAACGATGGCTATCGCCGCCACATCACCGACTCGGCTGTCTCAAAAGGAGGCTAACATTCAGATGATGTTGGCCGTCAAGGCCATCTAGGCACcaaaaattgataaaaagacGCGTCTTCAAGAGACGCAAGAATTGTATGCATCAGATCTCCTCCCTAATTTTTCTTAGATTTACttattttttggtaaatataatatgaaatttcagatttttgaaaatgttttgtttagtgtgatggTGTTTAAAATGGTGGGTTCTTTCTAATTTAAGATGAAATGACCAATTGCATCGTTCGGTATAATGGGTttgcatatacacacacacacacatatatatttggCTGAGTTTGTATAAATGTGTATATTTTTGCTTGATCTGGTATACAACTTTAGcattatttgttcttgttggtACATTTTATATCCTTATTCGCAAAATCCACTTTGATTATTTTTGtgtgaatttaatttcttttgggaaaatttTTGATGGTTGCTTTGTTGTGAATGGGTTTTCATAATCATGTTTTTTGATCCGACActacaccaaacgcttcactaagctagtccagtttagtctagtctaagtcaATCCAGCTTAATCTCTGCAGCTAGTCTAGTCCAAGACAATCCGGTgtaacaaacgcacccttatagTGTTGAATACTAAATAGTCATCTCTAGAGTACAGCTTATAACTTTTTATTATCAAAATATCAATTATTAATTCTCCAAGTACTTGAATTTAAATTCATGTTGGCAAATCTTATTTTATGctttaatatataattttatttgttggaATGGTCTTTAAACTAAATaatcaagggaactttaacgaaaagcatctggtactgttcactttaacgaaaaaccacatttttacactaaaaagtcaatcctggtactattcactttaccctttattttgtcattatcattaaaactcaaagttttcaagccattttcattagttttcctaataatCAAAGAACTAAATAAACAGTAATTAATGTCAGCtggttagttttttattttatgataattGGTGTATTTGGATTTTGACAAGTACATCAAGATACAAaatgttacatcccacatcttatagggagtggatcttgtaagccttatatttacattctcatctttacctagcacaagaccttttgggagctcactagcttcgggttccatcggaactccaaagttaagcgaaattgcgtgagagcaatcctatgatgggtgatccactgagaagttctcgtatgagttatcagaaacaaaaccatgagggcatgGCCatggcccaaaacggacaatattatgctacggtggagttgagcTCGGAATGTGGACGGGGCTCGGgttaggatgtgacaatttggtgtCATAGCTAATCCATGGCCGAATGTGTGCCGACAAGGACTTCGGGttcctaagggggtggattgttacatCTCACATCATTCAGGGAAGTAGAttttgtaagccttatatgtatattctcatagctacctagcacgaggtcttttgggagctcactagcttcgggttccatcggaattccgaagttaagcaagatcgcctgagagcaatcccaggatgggtgacccactgggaagttctcatgtaagttctcagaaacaaaactgtgagggcgtggttagggcccaaaacggacaatatcgtgctacggtggagggAAACCCGGAGTGTGGTGGGGGTTCGAGCCGGATGTGACACAAAACTAGCTAGTCAACAATTGTAATATGCTTTTTAATTATAATGTTTCGATAAGAGTTGAGTTAAAAAATACCAGCGGATAGATACGTTTATATTTAGGGTTTTATTAGAAACGATCTTTGAAATTGACCTCCCAAattaaaatagaatttaaaattgaaaatcgatggACGAAATCCTTGAATACAGGTGCTGGAAGTTAATGTCATCCTTCCCAAGTATTTACCCCGAAACTAAGCAGTAACAAATTGACGAAACATATACGAAAGGCCCGAAACTGAACCCGAAATCCAAATCCACTGAGAAATTTACCGCGCCCCGAAACACGCAAACTGATTCGGGAATTGGGAATCCAAAAATCAGGAATCCAAATCCGAGAAGTGTTCGGTTTCGGAGTCCAAATCCGAAAAGTGTTCTGTTTCGGCTCCGAAACAGTTCACGACAAATGCAGAGCCAATCAAGCCACTCTGCAAATTCTCACAGTAAAATTTTCAAGTCTCTGAGATAATCTCGCCGTAACGTAAAAAATCGCGTCGGAAAAGTTTCAAACTTTCAAATTTCGCATTGATTAATTAcataattaaaactttaaaattgtTTGATTGCTGCTTGTTCaaattcccaattttttttttctatcgaGAGCATTTGTTGTTATGGAGTCGGCGGAGGCGAAACGGATTTCGGAGCCGGacgaggaggaggtggaggtgaaGTGCTACTGCTGCGGTTTGACGGAGGAGTGCACGCCGGCATACGTAGCGACGGTGAAGGAGAGGCACCAGGACCGGTGGATTTGCGGGCTCTGCGCTGAGGCGATCAAGGACGAGAACTCGAGGTCGTCGAGGAAGATCAGCACGGAGGAGGCGATGAAGCGGCACGTCAGCTTCTGCGAGGAGTTCCGGATGTCGAGTCCTCCGGCGAAGCCGACGGAATATCTTATATCCGCGATGAAGCAACTGTTGCGGCGGACTAAGGATTCGCAGAGGAGGGAGAGACTGGGTGGCTGCCGGCCGGGGATGGTGAGGTCAAAGAGCTGCTTTGCGACGGTGGGGAAGGCGCAGGGAGATTGATTGCCCGAGAAGCAAGATTAATGGAGTTTAGGAGTTGACTGAGAAACTAATAATAAGGATTAGTGATGAGATTAGTGGGATTGGTTCAACTGATACGGTaagaatattttttattttttattttttgacttGATTAATTAGATTTAAgtggtttttgttttgattaatGTTGTGGATTAGTTCTGATAATTGACAGACATTGAGATTGAGTAGGGACGGAGAGAGCAAGTTTTCCATTCGtattcattaatattatcaAATCTACATGTACAACTTCTTTCTCCAAGTTCCTTTACATAtatgttattttcttttttcacatTTTATAATTAGAGTATGTGcggaaatgcttttaaaatgattgaaatagTTTTTGATATAAATGTTGGTGGAACaaaattcttagtaaaaatacaagtgaaCCCTAAGAAAGCacttaaaatatttttggaaacaaaaaagacattttatttacaaacgtcttcaatcattttaaaaacactttgtttgtttttggtaaTTAAACTAGAATCACAAGATACAAGAGAGTGCATTGGAGTGTAAGTTCTGTGGCCAAGCAAAGTGAGTATTTTGGTCGGTTTTGTTACGTGGTGATTTGAGGCTCTCGAGTATATGGTTTGTATACAATTATGTACTTATTTCTCGCGTTTTCATTCAATTACTTTTCTATATCCAATGTTTGATTATAGGGATGagttattcatatatatatttttttacttctcattcATCCTATTAATTTACGACTGTCGAATCGAAAGAGTTAAAAAATGTTAAACgatataaattaacaagaagcgtatgagaaataaaaataaatgtgtcgATAGCATGTCCCTtgattataaattataataagtCATGTGATGATAACGATATACGAACTGATGGTCATTGGGTATGAGTTAAGCATGGTCATCTGATGCCGGGTGGATTGGTGGTTGTACTCATGTAGGCTTGGAGCATTATTTTCCATAATAATATACAATTTTAAGACTAAAATAAATCCTAACGACACTCTTAGCGGGCCCCCAACCTTGATTTGTTGGAAGAAATCATCATTGAAGTGGAAGGATAAACGATGGAGTGCTATCCTTGTCTACGGCTTCGCTTAAGGTATTGTTTTTCATGATGGAAGATTTGGATAGTGGATATTCCTTGAAAATAATTGCATCGAACCAACCAAACTCGCATGTGCAAATCATAAAATCCTACCACACAATCGTATTGATTCTCCTctaaaaaacgaatttaaatgATATTATTATAGTTAGTTCATTATAAAATTTAACTCGCATAAGATGAATAAGTATAATTGTTTTCTCTTGTCTATTATGACACGTTTACGTACCCGTAATCAGAATTAATTTACGGAATAGATTTCGATTACAGACACCTTTGTTTAAGTAATCTTAGAGAATCAAAATACATGTGGGATCCACACGCATTAAGGAATCCAACTCCTAATTTTGGAGGAATTGGACTCCCTACATGAGAGAGGTATTTCAATTCCTTGACACTTGAGGAATTTGGAATGAATTTCTCTTACCAATTATGTCCTCACTTGTTTCTGATTATCCCAACATTGTCCTTCATTTAACTCTCATTAtgccatcttttaataaataaataaaacctatttacatatttttatatgatgaattttattatataaatttaattaattagtatgaaaataatttatttatgtaagggcaataCAGTAATCAACCTAGTTTTCATTCATATagaagtgaattagtaaacaacttatatggactCAACATCATTCCTACTCCGATTCCAGatagttttagtaaacaactcaAATAAGAATCCGATTCTGATTCCACCTTATTTTAATTCCTgatcaatttaatttaattacggattagtaaactgacatttaaagagagagagagagagagagagagagagagagagagagaggatgaaaTGAAACTACTTTGGGCCCTTGTTTGGGGTGTTCCGTAAAGTGTACTGTCTGCAGTACAGTCTTTAGCATCTTCGACCCTCGTACTGCAATTTGGGTTTTTTGcttaggggagagagagagagagagagagagagagaggatgaaaTGAAACTACTTTGGGCCTTTGTTTGGGGTGTTCCGTAAAGTGTACCGTCTGCAGTACAGTCTTTAGCATCTTCGACCCTCGTACTGCAATTTGGGTTTTTTGCTGAGGACAAAATTGCCATCAAGCCCAAATCgatattataattaattaactaattccaACCAAAATATTGcaataaatgaaaaatgaaaaatgaaaaatgaaaaaacaaacaacaacCGGTCAAAATCATTCTCGCTGGGGGTTCGTTTTTAACCCATGTTTAGCGGGGCCCCACTGTTACAATGTATCGAGACACTAATCATGCACAAAATAAAATAACGGACTCCAGATACCCACAGAGATAAAACCGTAAATAATAACAACTCCGAGGGTACATCCAACGCACGTTGGTACCAAACAATATAGTTGTACTACGCACCAAACGGATCGAAATTTCCGTccaataatttttgtttttgtaaattTCTTACCCATACGCCTCTCGCAAgttttcttctccaaaatcccCCCAAAATTCTGCTGCTCCTACTTTCTCCCTCTAAACTCTctcgctttctctctctagaaatcgGAGAAGATGATGCACATGACCTTCTACTGGAGCCGGCAGGTCACGCTCCTCTTTGACTCGTGGAAAACCAACACGTGGACGAGCTACTCCCTCACGCTGCTCGCCTGCCTCATCGTCCCGGCCTTCTACCAGTACCTCGAGAACCTGCGGGTGCGGATCAAGCGCGCAGCCTCCTCGTCTTCCCCGAAATCGGAGTCCGACTCGCCGATCCGGACCCCGCTGCTCGCCGCCAAGCTCGGCGGTGCCGGAGGAAGGTTCTCGGCGTGGCGGCTGGCGGAGAGCATGCTTTTCGGAGTCAACTCGGCGATCGGGTACATGATTATGCTGGCGATCATGTCGTTTAACGGCGGAGTGTTCGTGGCCATCGTTGTGGGGCTGGCGATTGGTTACTTGGCGTTTCGGAGTGGGGACGATGACGTGGTGGGTGCGGTTGTGGAGACTGATAATCCGTGTGCGTGTGCTTAGAAattttttgggtggatttggaTATTTTTTAGATACGATTCGAAAGGATTAGCCATATGTCTCTATCGACATGTAATTGTCTGATCTTGTATGATTGTGGTTGTTTGTAATTTATGCGTTGCTTTGTATTTAATGTTAAGTCGGCAGatctgctttcattttgttcatctttttcttttcaaatttgaattttcagATCGGCTGTGCTGTGCTGATGATGTTGGTGGCGACGCCGTCGTTCGGCGGGGCTGTGGTTTTGGCGCCGGCGGGTTTTGGTCAGTTTTTCCGGGTTTTAGCGGGGATGAAGACGTCGCGCTTAATTGTTGTTTTCGGCCTTCTGTTGTCGTTTGGTAATAGTGGGCCTGAAGCCCAAACAGAAACTAAGTCGTTAATAACACACGCAACCGGGGTTTATAGTACGTTTTCCGGAGAGATTTTTCGAAGTACCCAGTATTCAAACAGATACTCCACGTGTCACAATACAAGCAAATACTTCATGTGTTATAATACAAGCCAAGAAAGGATATGCCTTTTCATGTCCGTCCATATGTCATAATACAAGCGAAGGTCAATCTTGAGCCTTCCTTGGATCAAGACTTCTCTCTACATAAGCGATACTCCACGTGTCACAATACAGGCAAATACACAAGCCAAGAAAGTTTGGGAACAACATTATGAAATTCCTAATAAGCGATCAAATCAGGACTTCTCTCTACACATAAAATGTACAAACTTGACAAAGCCACCTTTGCATAATCACAACTTCTACACCAAGCCATCTCTAACCAACCCGTCTACCACAACAATTTCAATCAGTCTCAGTATGGAACAAGTAGAATTTGAAGATGTTAGTCACATCGGAATTACCGTGGAGAGGAGGAGCGCAATCGACTCTCTGCACTGATGTACTTCGCTGTGTTCGTTCCTCTTCCGTTCATCCATCCTCGGTTAAGTTAATGGGATAATGTCGAAAAAATGGGCGAGTCAAAATATGTCCAACTGGCTAGTGCTCATCTTCATTTGTCAGCGCCACTAGTTCACTCTCTTGCTGTTGGTTCCTAAACTTTGAACCGTTGGGGAACCATCTTTTAAGCCTGTCTGGACAGAACCTAATGGTTTACAAACACAACCATTCACTTAAGTAAGAATAATGCATCCTAAACCCGATATCTAAAGCTCAACAGTAGTGATCGCAATAAAATCCGATCTTAAGTATTGAGAGATTGATATTGGAAAAAAACACAAAGCAACTGTGGCTTACAAATCCAATCTTTCATATATTGCCCGTCGCACTGAGGAGTTCAAGCCATAGGCTATGGAGTTGAACAGGCCCTGTAACAAGTATAAAAGTAATAAATTTTCATCAggataataaaaaaactaataaactaGAACCCATTTAGATACGAACAATGTTCTTCGAAACATGAATTGACCattgtaccaaaaaaaaaaaaaactaacttgCCGTAGAAAATTAGTAAGTTACCATGAGTGCAGCTGTCCCAACATCAAGAACTGAGAGCCAAAATATTTTATGACTTGGTTCAATAAAGTCATGAATGCGGTTGATTGTGCTAAAAGCCCATGATCCTATCAGGATGAGCGGATAGTACCCCCACCGGTTCAAAGCCTGTTGAAAGCAATGGAATACAATTAAGATGAACAGTTGAAGGTACTCTTTTTTAAAGAGAAACTATTGAATGTACAGTTAAACAATCTAACGTACATGAAACCTGAGACCACTAAAACATCATAAATATAAAACTTCCACATTtctgtgtctatatatatatgagctCAGTCTGAGTCTGACCCTAGGAAAGCAGTTGCAGCACAAAATACCTTCATTTCTGCTCTAGAATCAGATTGGTAAGTCCGATCTGACATGCCAGCGGCCATCTATAATTTCCAAACCAGAATAATGATCTCAACAAGTGTAAAAGTGAGTGGAAATTATTTGTTCGAAAAAAATAAATGCAAGCGAGAATGAATACATACACGTCTCGCATTCTTCAGCATGCTTATCACTTGAAAATATGTAAAACCATTGTAAAGAATTGCACCCCAAAGTGGCATATAAAATGTTACAAGGTGAAGCGCCTGTAAAAATGGGTGGAAAAATTAGAGCACAGAGAAGAAAACTTAATTACATCACGAAGCTATAGTCAGAACTCCAAATGAGCGGATTGTGTAATAATGACTTGAGGTAGTTCTAAATTCTAATACAAATGATGCTTAGATTTGTAAAGATAAAACTTGTTTAGAATCTACAACACATATATCAAGAATTAATGAAATACAGCTATCAAAATTTAGAACTACGACATATTAAAACATTGATAAATCTTCATGATCAACTTAGTCTCAGTGTAGAGATTGCTGTTCATGCAGTTACACCATGAGTAGGGCATAGATTTTACTCCATTAacaattttacatttttaatcTAAAGTTATGGTATCTTGCCAACAAATCGATAAATACAGCATCGATGACAGCAGCTTCCACATTCCAAATTTTCTCCTAGACATCATAAAAAAATCTTCAATTCCCCTCTATTTTTCATAAAGCACGGTGCACTACAAAATAAGGACACGACCAACTTTTTTACAAAAGAATTCTAGAAATTCCAATGGCctaggaaactaaaacatttcaactaataggtacTATGTCCTTACCTTTCCAGTACGCCCTGATTGTGACCAACACCATGTACCTAGGTGGCTATGGTTATTCCCAATAGAGCGCACAACTGTCACAACTAATGAAGTCCCTGTGAAGAGGAGAAAAAGAAGCAAATGAATTCTAATGAGCCTCACAAATTATACATAACGAAAACCAAATTTATCATATAGAAAATAACTCCTTTTTCTAAAACCATTATTCTATCTCTCATCGGAGGAACAGAAGAAGAAGCTAACTCTACATCACTAAAAGTAAAACGAGAGATCTTTTGGCAACAGGTAAAAAGGTCATACCCCAAACATACAAATGAAACATTGCCTCCATATCTTCAACATCAGTTTTGTGTCTAACAACTGTGCGGTGGAGTGTAAAAGCGATCGTGGTAGTCCATAAGAAAGACGCTAcatagaagaaatgagtactgTAGCCGTGCAAGTAACAGAAAAATCCTCTGGATGGATCCCTGCGCACGAAAGCAACTTACTTTATAATCGCTTAGAACCCGAATCAGATAAAATTGTTGCATTATCCAAATGCACTTGTCTGGGAGGGAAAAGTAAGCTTACCCAACCATGCTGAAGAAGCTACAAAGCATATCCTGCATTCCAAAATAACAATAGCAATAAAATTTCCagcctttttttttacttccattttcttcaaaatttaaGTTAAACACTGAAGAACAACAaagccctaaaccctaatttatcTTGAATCCTTCAAGCTCAAGTCATCAAGGTAAATCCACTATACAAAGCCAAGAGCTTCAAATTTTTCTAGCGcttttcaactaaaaattaaatCCAAAATTTTGTAGATTTTTGTTCAATTTCCGAGTTTTTACAAGTTTGCAGAAATAGAACCCACCCCGCCACCGGAAATCGAGCAATTAGATCTAACGACGCAATCAATTCTTATCATTTTCCAGCAaagttaagagagagagagagagagagagagagagaggacgcACGGAGAGCGCGAGGTAGAAGACGAGCTTGAAGGAGAACTTGCGGAGCTCTTTGAAGAGGACGTAGCAGAGGACGATGAACCCCGACCCGACGAACGATAGGCTCGCCGCTCCGGCGTTAACTGCCGTCAAGACTTCGCGATCGTACGCCGTCAGACCTCCGGCGACTTGCCCCGTCGCCGCCATTTGATCGCGCCAATAGAGTCTCAAATACTCGGCCTCAGAGAAACTTCAAAACGCTCCGTACTGTGTTTTGGTCGCTTGTTGGGTCTGCTGCATTAATTCCACGTGACAGACGAAGGAAATGACTTGTTTTTTACgtgtttaattacaaatttagaCCCGTAATGATTTGTATCCAACATGATTCCCGTTGGCAAATCTGTCAATTTGAATTGCATTCTGTTCATGTTTGAGGCCCATTAAATTGTTTTTATAACGACTAAAAGtcttatattaaaataaaaatattttataatattgtttGATAGAAAAAGTTATAGGCAGACAACATTTTCCAAATGCTTTTAGATAAGCACTGGATGCGGTTCAATCGGAAACGCTTTTAACAAAAACGTGGTCCAATCCAACCAAAAAGCTCAtgcataattatttttaataattttgtttGAATTGGTTTTAGGTAGACTAAAACACTTTCTAATTGCGTTTCCAAAAAACTAAAAGCACTTACAAATTATAGAACTGCTTCTGGAAAAATTGCTTATTAGATACTTTTCCTTGAAAAACATCTATTAGATGGTTGTTTGTCATCTCAACTGGTCGTTAACCAATTCTTCAATTTAGTTCTCAAAAGTATATTCCTGTCTTATGAAGGAAACCCATGATAATTTCTAAGTAATATTATAGTAAATACTAAAAAATATTGAAGTTAGGGTCCCACTTGGAGATGGACAGTTTTCAAGCAAGGAATTGTTTGGGGCAGTTGTTAAAATTCCTGATTAGGTTTCTGTCTATTCTCAATCAAGTGTTTTATTTCTTTAATCCAACTAGATGGATCATTAATGCACATGATATCATTATTTTAACTATAGTTTGTGAataaaatagaatttttttttttttgtagccaACCACAGTTTGACACATGTGCATAAATTTTTCAACGAATGACTTCATTGCGTATTTATGCTAGTTTATGATTTGCATGTCATGAAGAATGACACTCATACATGAAAGAAGCCAAGCAATATTTATTATGACAACAAGTGTTTAAACTTTTCGTTTTGTGTTTTTAACGAGTCATTTTTAGTATATGCCAATTAATAATTTGCGAGTCATAAAAAATGACTCATTGCAGATAACAAAGCCAAACAATATTCATTAGTGTAGAAactttatattttgtattcttATGGATTCACACATATATGTCAACTTGAATAATAATTGAACGCTTTGTCTTTCTTAAATGGTAAGGCTTAATCGACTTGGGAATCATCATACAAGCTTCCTAGACTTGACTTGATTGACTTGGAATCATCACATAATTAAGCTTCCTTTATTTTGCTTGATTAACTTGGAATCATCATGTATATATCAGCTGGATAGAAGAGAGGCAATGCCGCAAACCATCCTGCATTTCTTGTTCATCATTTATTCTTCCACTGTCAACCAATTTTTGAGGCTGAAAAAAATGGCTGACGGCATCATTTCCATGCTACTGGATCGGCTGGCTTCAACAGTGTATGAGTACGTTGACGGGGAGGTGAAACTTGTTTTGAATGCCAAGAAAGATGTTGAAGAATTTGCTGGCAATCTCAAGGCTATTCAAGCCGTTCTCGAAGATGCAGAGCAAAGGCAAGTCAAGGAGGCCAGTGTGAGGACCTGGTTGGATCAGCTCAAGGACATATCCTTCGAGATGGTGGACATGTTGGACGAGTGGAACACTGACATGCTGAGACAGCAGGTTGAGAAGCAAGAACGAGAAGGTGAAAATGTTGTTCCTAAcaagcagaagaagaaaaaggtacCTCTCTATGTTTCCCGTAGTTACTTTTGTTTTCGCAAAGCCAGAGAGGTAACTTTTCATCATGACATTGCGAGTAAGATAAAAATTTGAATGGTAGCCTAAGTGCGATTGATGAGCAAAGAAAAAGgtataagtttaaacacataGAAAGAGTCATTCAAGAATTACGTGATCGACAGCAGACTTCGTCTTTTGTCGTCGTGTCAGAGGTATTTGgtagagaaaaggaaaaagacttTCTGATAACAAAGTTGTTGAGTGATCGGAGGGGGCTCCTTATCATCCCTATTCTAGGGATGGGAGGAATGGGAAAGACAACTTTGGCCCAACTAGTTTATAATGATGTCAAAGTTAAAGCCTATTTTGAAAAGAGAGTGTGGGTTTGTGTCTCAGACCCCTTTGATGAGGTTAAGATTGCCAAATCCATAAGTGGTGATGATGCCCCAAGTTTAAATGATTTGGATCATGCCTTGCAATGCATGTCAAGATCCATCGAAGGCAAAAGGTTTCTCCTTGTCCTAGATGATGTGTGGAGCAACGAAAGTGAAAAGTGGGAACTCTTAAGAGCACCACTAATCCAAAGTGGTGCCCATGGTAGTAGAATATTGGTGACCACGAGAAAGCATGAGGTTGTTGATATGATGAGAGCAGCAAGTGACATGATTAATTTGGGAGAGCTGAGTGAAGAATATTGTTTGTCAATCTTCAATCACATGGCATTTTCTGGTAGAGGAGCAGATGAGTCTAAGGCGTTTGAAGATATTAGTAAGAAAATTGTAGGAAAATGTAAGGGTTTGCCTCTTGTTGCAAAAGTTTTAGGTAGTCTCATGCACAACAAGAGAATAGGGAGGGAATGGCTAAATGTTTTGAATGGTAAGATATGGGATCAAGAAGAG
Above is a window of Malus sylvestris chromosome 15, drMalSylv7.2, whole genome shotgun sequence DNA encoding:
- the LOC126605349 gene encoding uncharacterized protein LOC126605349 — encoded protein: MESAEAKRISEPDEEEVEVKCYCCGLTEECTPAYVATVKERHQDRWICGLCAEAIKDENSRSSRKISTEEAMKRHVSFCEEFRMSSPPAKPTEYLISAMKQLLRRTKDSQRRERLGGCRPGMVRSKSCFATVGKAQGD
- the LOC126605348 gene encoding copper transporter 5.1-like, giving the protein MMHMTFYWSRQVTLLFDSWKTNTWTSYSLTLLACLIVPAFYQYLENLRVRIKRAASSSSPKSESDSPIRTPLLAAKLGGAGGRFSAWRLAESMLFGVNSAIGYMIMLAIMSFNGGVFVAIVVGLAIGYLAFRSGDDDVVGAVVETDNPCACA
- the LOC126605345 gene encoding G-protein coupled receptor 1-like, producing MAATGQVAGGLTAYDREVLTAVNAGAASLSFVGSGFIVLCYVLFKELRKFSFKLVFYLALSDMLCSFFSMVGDPSRGFFCYLHGYSTHFFYVASFLWTTTIAFTLHRTVVRHKTDVEDMEAMFHLYVWGTSLVVTVVRSIGNNHSHLGTWCWSQSGRTGKALHLVTFYMPLWGAILYNGFTYFQVISMLKNARRMAAGMSDRTYQSDSRAEMKALNRWGYYPLILIGSWAFSTINRIHDFIEPSHKIFWLSVLDVGTAALMGLFNSIAYGLNSSVRRAIYERLDLFCPDRLKRWFPNGSKFRNQQQESELVALTNEDEH